Part of the Lolium rigidum isolate FL_2022 chromosome 6, APGP_CSIRO_Lrig_0.1, whole genome shotgun sequence genome, CGCCGAGGCCGCGCGCGGACATGTCGAGGAAGTAGTACCCCTGGTACCGGAGGCGGTTCAGGTAGCGGCCCTCGTAGCCGCCCTCGTGCGGCGGGTAGATGGCCAGCGCCTTGTGCTCCTCCACGTCGTCCAGCCACCGCCCCAGGTCCGGCTTCACCAGGTCGCCGCCCACGAAGTCCATCAGCCCGCCGGCCGCGCGCACCGACACCGTCGACGGCCGGCCAGCGCCACGCCGCCCGGACAGAGACGGGGCGTGGAGCGGCGGGGacaccgcgcgcgccgccgccgccgcggctgccGCTCCCGACCACATGCTTGACTCCGCTGCTTCTGCGGCCGGTGTCCGTGTGTGCGGGTCGAGAGGCGAGGGGCAAAGCTGTGGCGGGAAGGTAACCGCGAGGGGATAAGTCTTGGCGGCGTGCTCGTGGTGTTGAACAACTGGGCCTGCAGCTATTCCATCATTCAAGGCCCAGCACACATATCCTAACTGAAGCCCAACATGAAACCCTTCCTTCTTCCCCGGTTCTCAAGAGGAAATGAGCAGAAGCTCTATCCATGGCTTACCATCAGAACATGGAGGCAAAGGCCCTGGAAATTTGGTACTCCCTACGATCTGTATTTAGTGCCCTGATTTAATACAAAATTTACACTATATAAGTAAaatttaatatggatcggagagaGTACATGCAAACTTCTGTGGTCTTACGAGGAGCTACATGTGCCGTATTTGAAGCCCCCATTAAGAGGTATTTTTTTATTTCTCTACGTTTTATACTAAAACATATGTCGAAATGGATATTCATATGTGCCTATATAAATATTACATGTTTCTAATTAAATATTCATGAGTTAGAAAAGTGTTTCTATATAAGATGAAAAAATGTTCATGCAAAAAACATTTTTATAGTATATAAAGTGTTAAAATaaagtttttggtttcgagaagatGCATAAATATATTAAGAAATTAGATAATAAAAACAAAAagaggaaaataaaaaatatgcaaataacagaaaagaaaacaagaGGAAAAAAATATTCTAAAGAAAccaacagaaaagaaagaaaaaaaaagaaaatcagaCGGAAATGAAGAAGAAAACCCATTAGGCACTCGCCAGTGGCAACATGAGACTAAATGGCCTACACCCGTTACTCGTGAGGTGAGGGAAGCTACGATAGGCTTGCAAAAGGCAACCAATAGAAAATTACGGTCTATTGATTGAAGATATATAATTGTTGCGTCTATGATGAATCATACAACTAATAAGGTGATTGAGAGGCAGAACAAAACTATTGTGTTACTATTAGGAGTGGACCCAGGCCTAGCGCGAGCGTCAACCTATAACCAAAACTCACAGGATGACAAGGCTTAACCCATATAGCCCACCATGTAGCCATGGGTTTCAGTCGATTCTTGGTccagctcttttttttttctagtaAATTATATTCTCCGCTCTAAAATAAGTATCGTAACTTTATctagatttggatgtatctacaactaaaatgtgtcaaTCTAGATAAAGGTGTGACATTTATTTTAGAACGAACGTGCGGCGTACATCTTATGGGGTCTTAATAATTAGCTAATACGATTCTAGTCCAAGGCAATGTTATTCTTACTTTATGCCAATAAACATGAATGCTTGCAAAATTTTGAAGCTGCACATTAGTGAAAACAGTGTTATCCCCTTTGAATTCAACCAActacctctctttctccctctatGTCAAATGTAGTGTAGATTAGTTTTAGTCAAAGTCCAACTTCATCAACTTTGACCAAGTATAGTGTATAGAGAAAAATATTCACATCCACAATACCAAATACGTGCA contains:
- the LOC124660363 gene encoding NAD(P)H-quinone oxidoreductase subunit N, chloroplastic-like — its product is MWSGAAAAAAAARAVSPPLHAPSLSGRRGAGRPSTVSVRAAGGLMDFVGGDLVKPDLGRWLDDVEEHKALAIYPPHEGGYEGRYLNRLRYQGYYFLDMSARGLGDPESTLTKIHPVCPPSLGRQPVARWYFPPEVDYRLSLLHPDAKGLVVWVLEAKVLSKAELQFLAMLPDLRPKVRVIAECGNWRKFTWKPLKQISGLEPDPDAEE